In a genomic window of Vallitalea okinawensis:
- a CDS encoding YIP1 family protein, which produces MSENQQNVNEEWEREVLVEKKPVMSLGNKVVKIFTSPYEVFENLMDHPKILLPLIVVCILGLISTLASMPFSQKVAENMIAIYEQYGIPTAGADTFTGVVGIVTAPLTILVGWALFSVLYWIAARIFQVKVSINQVFSVYAHTLIVQYGISIITMALNSFVFKSGVDFFSLGVILPNMDVTSTLYYFLQYFSLPMLWSLVLTGLGLSYLGKKKAFMGVLSVFLCYSAIAYGMSFMATLAFRMFVPS; this is translated from the coding sequence ATGAGCGAAAATCAACAAAATGTAAATGAAGAATGGGAACGCGAAGTCCTTGTTGAAAAGAAACCAGTCATGTCTTTAGGCAATAAGGTTGTTAAGATATTCACTTCACCCTATGAGGTCTTTGAAAACCTAATGGATCATCCTAAGATTTTATTACCTTTAATTGTGGTATGTATATTAGGTTTGATTAGTACTTTAGCAAGTATGCCTTTTTCTCAAAAAGTAGCTGAAAATATGATAGCCATCTATGAGCAATATGGAATACCAACAGCTGGTGCAGATACATTTACAGGTGTTGTAGGTATTGTTACAGCACCTTTAACAATACTAGTAGGCTGGGCTTTATTTAGTGTTTTATATTGGATCGCAGCTCGTATTTTTCAAGTTAAAGTCAGTATTAATCAGGTTTTCTCTGTTTATGCACACACTTTAATTGTACAATATGGTATTTCAATTATTACAATGGCGCTTAACAGTTTTGTATTTAAATCTGGGGTAGATTTCTTCAGTTTAGGTGTAATACTCCCTAACATGGATGTAACATCAACCCTTTATTATTTCCTACAGTACTTCTCATTACCAATGCTATGGTCTCTTGTTCTTACCGGATTAGGTTTATCTTATCTAGGGAAAAAGAAAGCCTTCATGGGTGTTTTATCTGTTTTTCTGTGTTATTCTGCAATAGCTTATGGTATGTCTTTTATGGCAACATTAGCTTTTAGAATGTTTGTACCAAGTTAA
- a CDS encoding efflux RND transporter periplasmic adaptor subunit, with protein sequence MNKKKLIIGLSILAVFTVFIVIGVLNSDQLAASATKVTLTVNTDDAATREIVSQITVKGSIKPIKEEKVYSSTLAQVDTLNIDAGDQVKKDDILLTFNDTEYTQLLSQLEQSEKNLLIQDESLVDSNQRDQEALNQAKQLVDQMSIAREQTERNLETAINDHENSLQLFAAGAISSEQLDASEDNITSLKEKLQLDITAWDNAKVSYNNLLASGQNTSVIQRDIQSLQTEDLANRVEDYDLEILSPINGTVLSVSVEEGSMVNQTVPVVEVADLSNFIVEAYVSEFNGPSLQIGQTATIKTRSLSPIEFNGEITYISPLAENDPTSNSATKAVKVEITLTDYDASGENLLKPGYTVDTTITLATKEDAVVVPILSTLKDKEGNYFVYVVDVENMVEKRTIEFGILSDLDVEVAGVEEGESVIINPSSQVKDGMEVIPTPKTEGDESND encoded by the coding sequence ATGAACAAAAAGAAATTAATAATTGGCTTAAGCATTTTAGCAGTATTTACTGTATTCATTGTTATAGGCGTTCTCAATTCCGACCAGCTTGCTGCTTCAGCCACAAAGGTAACATTAACAGTTAATACTGACGATGCCGCAACTCGAGAAATTGTGTCTCAAATAACTGTAAAAGGTAGCATTAAACCTATTAAAGAAGAAAAAGTTTATTCTTCAACCTTAGCTCAAGTAGATACGCTTAACATTGATGCTGGTGATCAAGTTAAGAAGGATGATATCCTATTGACTTTTAATGACACTGAATACACTCAGTTATTAAGCCAACTGGAGCAATCAGAAAAGAATTTATTGATACAAGACGAATCTTTAGTTGATAGTAATCAAAGGGATCAAGAAGCCCTTAACCAAGCAAAGCAATTAGTCGATCAAATGTCTATAGCTAGAGAGCAAACTGAAAGAAATTTAGAAACAGCAATTAATGATCATGAAAATAGCCTACAACTCTTTGCTGCAGGTGCTATTAGTTCGGAGCAACTCGATGCTTCTGAAGATAATATCACGAGTTTGAAAGAAAAACTTCAATTAGATATAACAGCATGGGATAATGCGAAAGTAAGTTATAATAATTTATTAGCTTCTGGACAAAATACTTCTGTTATTCAAAGAGATATCCAAAGCCTGCAAACGGAAGATTTAGCTAATCGAGTTGAAGACTACGATTTAGAAATATTAAGCCCAATAAACGGAACTGTTTTATCTGTCAGTGTTGAAGAAGGTTCCATGGTTAATCAAACTGTACCTGTGGTAGAAGTTGCTGACCTTAGTAATTTTATCGTTGAAGCTTATGTTTCTGAATTTAATGGTCCATCTTTACAAATCGGTCAAACTGCTACGATTAAAACACGATCTCTGAGTCCGATTGAATTTAATGGTGAAATTACATACATTTCACCACTGGCTGAAAATGATCCCACAAGTAATTCAGCTACTAAAGCTGTAAAAGTTGAAATTACACTTACTGATTATGATGCATCTGGTGAAAATTTATTAAAACCTGGTTATACTGTTGATACAACTATTACATTGGCAACAAAGGAAGATGCTGTTGTTGTACCAATTCTTTCTACTTTGAAAGATAAGGAAGGCAATTACTTCGTTTATGTTGTTGATGTAGAAAATATGGTTGAGAAGCGTACTATTGAATTTGGTATCTTATCGGATTTAGATGTTGAGGTTGCTGGTGTTGAAGAAGGTGAAAGTGTAATTATAAATCCATCCTCTCAAGTAAAAGATGGAATGGAGGTTATTCCAACTCCTAAAACCGAAGGGGATGAATCCAATGATTAA
- a CDS encoding ABC transporter ATP-binding protein has product MIKMNDLVKVYQNGSLRVKALHSVDLEINEGEFVAIMGPSGSGKSTLMNIIGCLDQSTDGEYHLDEVDIHQLDDNELADIRNQKIGFVFQSFNLLPKLSAYENVELPMVYAGFSHKERKERADSALAKVGLSDRGHHKPNELSGGQKQRVAIARALVNKPAILLADEPTGNLDTRSGNEIMDIFTKLNEEGSTIVMVTHELEIAQFANRIIIVRDGDIVTDTTPEAYGKAGVTG; this is encoded by the coding sequence ATGATTAAAATGAATGATCTTGTAAAAGTATATCAAAATGGGTCACTCCGAGTTAAAGCATTACACTCCGTTGATTTAGAGATTAACGAAGGCGAATTTGTCGCCATTATGGGTCCTTCTGGTTCTGGTAAATCAACTTTAATGAATATCATTGGTTGTTTGGATCAAAGTACAGACGGAGAGTACCATTTAGATGAAGTAGATATTCATCAACTAGACGATAATGAACTTGCAGATATTCGTAATCAAAAGATTGGTTTTGTATTCCAATCCTTTAATCTGTTACCTAAACTAAGCGCTTATGAAAATGTAGAGCTTCCAATGGTTTATGCAGGCTTCTCTCATAAAGAGAGAAAAGAAAGAGCTGATAGTGCCCTTGCTAAAGTTGGCCTATCCGATCGTGGTCATCATAAACCCAATGAACTTTCTGGTGGTCAGAAACAGCGTGTTGCTATTGCAAGAGCTCTAGTTAATAAGCCAGCTATTCTATTAGCTGATGAACCTACTGGTAACTTAGATACGCGTTCTGGTAATGAAATTATGGATATCTTTACTAAACTTAATGAAGAAGGTTCAACTATTGTAATGGTTACTCATGAGTTAGAGATTGCTCAATTTGCTAACCGTATCATCATTGTACGAGATGGGGATATTGTTACAGATACAACACCTGAGGCTTATGGAAAGGCAGGTGTTACTGGATGA